In Pseudomonas fakonensis, one DNA window encodes the following:
- a CDS encoding RtcB family protein has product MNILEVAGGKPIKLWTDGVPVDDGARRQLSNTAQMPFIFKHLAVMPDVHLGKGSTIGSVIPTVGAIIPAAVGVDIGCGMIAARTSLHARDLPDHLHGLRSAIEKAVPHGKTFGRRDQGAWGDVPNQADQAWSALAGRFKAITDKYPQLEKTNNRQHLGTLGGGNHFIEVCLDEADRVWFMLHSGSRGVGNAIGNLFIQLAQADMRQHIANLPDKDLAYFEEGSRHFADYVEAVEWAQDFARQNRELMMLAVVEATRKVLGRPFEARLEAVNCHHNYVQKEQHFGREVLVTRKGAVSAQKGELGIIPGSMGAKSFIVRGLGNEESFCSCSHGAGRVMSRTQAKSRFSVEDQQRATAHVECRKDSAVIDEIPMAYKDIDAVMQAQRELVEVVHTLRQVVCVKG; this is encoded by the coding sequence ATGAACATTCTCGAAGTCGCCGGCGGCAAGCCGATCAAACTGTGGACCGACGGCGTGCCAGTCGATGACGGCGCCCGTCGCCAGCTCAGCAACACCGCCCAAATGCCATTCATCTTCAAGCACCTGGCGGTCATGCCCGATGTGCACCTGGGCAAGGGCTCGACCATCGGCAGCGTGATCCCCACCGTGGGCGCGATCATCCCGGCGGCTGTAGGCGTGGACATCGGCTGCGGCATGATCGCCGCGCGCACCTCGCTGCATGCCCGCGACCTGCCCGACCACCTGCATGGCCTGCGCAGTGCGATCGAAAAGGCCGTGCCCCATGGCAAGACCTTCGGCCGCCGCGACCAGGGTGCCTGGGGCGATGTGCCGAACCAGGCCGACCAGGCCTGGAGCGCCCTGGCCGGGCGCTTCAAGGCAATCACCGACAAGTACCCGCAACTGGAGAAGACCAACAACCGCCAGCACCTGGGCACCCTGGGCGGGGGCAACCACTTCATCGAGGTGTGCCTGGACGAGGCCGACCGGGTCTGGTTCATGCTGCACAGCGGCTCGCGCGGGGTGGGCAATGCCATCGGCAACCTGTTCATTCAGCTGGCCCAGGCCGACATGCGCCAGCACATCGCCAACCTGCCAGACAAGGACCTGGCGTATTTCGAGGAAGGCAGCCGGCACTTTGCCGACTATGTCGAGGCGGTGGAGTGGGCCCAGGATTTCGCCCGGCAAAACCGCGAACTGATGATGCTGGCGGTGGTGGAAGCGACCCGCAAGGTGCTGGGCCGGCCATTCGAGGCGCGGCTTGAGGCAGTCAACTGCCACCACAACTACGTGCAGAAGGAGCAGCACTTCGGCCGCGAAGTGCTGGTGACGCGCAAGGGCGCGGTGTCGGCGCAGAAGGGCGAGCTGGGCATCATCCCCGGCTCCATGGGGGCCAAGAGCTTCATCGTGCGCGGCCTGGGTAACGAGGAATCGTTCTGCTCGTGCAGCCACGGCGCTGGCCGGGTGATGAGCCGAACCCAGGCCAAGAGCCGGTTCAGCGTCGAGGACCAGCAGCGCGCCACGGCCCATGTGGAATGCCGCAAGGACAGCGCGGTGATCGACGAGATCCCCATGGCCTACAAGGATATCGACGCGGTGATGCAGGCCCAGCGCGAGCTGGTGGAAGTGGTGCACACCCTGCGCCAGGTGGTGTGCGTGAAAGGATGA
- a CDS encoding nucleotidyltransferase domain-containing protein, translating to MQLQDPHPLPAAMRAWVLDELQRIEAEHEVTVLYACESGSRAWGFASPDSDFDVRFVYVPRTEWYLRVDEPRDVIERPLTDELDISGWELRKALRLMRGANPSLLEWLGSPLVYRADPQALASLRELGQAFYSPRAVRHHYLSMARKNLRGYLLGDTVRLKKYLYVIRPLLAVRWIDQGLGMPPTAFGELLAATVDEPPLLAAIEALLAVKRRSGEAVEGPRDPVLHGFIEAQLARAEGVQAPAPARGDSALLDALLRETVLRRAQAPLQ from the coding sequence ATGCAACTGCAAGACCCCCACCCATTACCCGCCGCCATGCGTGCGTGGGTACTCGATGAACTGCAGCGTATCGAGGCCGAGCATGAGGTGACGGTGCTGTATGCCTGCGAGTCCGGCAGCCGGGCCTGGGGCTTCGCCTCGCCGGACAGCGACTTTGATGTGCGCTTCGTCTATGTGCCGCGTACCGAGTGGTATTTGCGGGTGGATGAGCCGCGCGATGTGATCGAGCGGCCGCTGACCGATGAGCTGGACATCAGCGGCTGGGAGCTGCGCAAGGCCCTGCGGCTGATGCGCGGGGCCAACCCCAGCCTGCTCGAGTGGCTGGGTTCGCCGCTGGTTTACCGTGCCGACCCGCAGGCGCTGGCCAGCCTGCGTGAACTGGGGCAGGCGTTCTATTCGCCACGGGCGGTGCGCCATCACTACCTGTCGATGGCGCGCAAGAACCTGCGCGGCTACCTATTGGGCGATACCGTGCGGCTGAAGAAGTACCTGTACGTGATCCGCCCGCTGCTGGCGGTGCGCTGGATCGACCAGGGCCTGGGCATGCCGCCGACGGCGTTCGGCGAGTTGCTGGCGGCCACCGTGGACGAGCCGCCGTTGCTGGCGGCGATCGAGGCGTTGCTAGCGGTGAAGCGCCGCAGTGGCGAGGCGGTCGAAGGGCCACGCGACCCGGTACTGCATGGCTTCATCGAGGCGCAGTTGGCACGGGCCGAGGGTGTGCAGGCGCCAGCGCCGGCCCGTGGCGACAGCGCCTTGCTCGATGCCCTGTTGCGCGAGACGGTGCTGCGCCGCGCCCAGGCACCGTTGCAATAA
- a CDS encoding zeta toxin family protein: MSELYTFTEQDVTNAFEALEASLFERKRHTGPDEQPGPRMLVVAGAEGSGKTYLLEHSLLPSLRYDDYVKLYDPAFRKLHPQYEAMKALGGRHVYAHTEQFIWQLGNKIFAYALGNRYDIIMETALDALAFASVPGMAQQAGYQLELHLIACQKEFGHWTTLERAVKSVAEDALERFVSLSKIEQSQANAQKIIDAFEVACLQAAGSRICLYRRGMDTDRESRVLCHSVSSPEGQLVPQADHFGEPLLEAPQAEPSFQIRRRAQDEASSTYPQYFQLVHTGMLDAQVRSKMLKACCSTLGRAQKLSELVPADAFRELSLYVLKYLNP; the protein is encoded by the coding sequence ATGAGCGAGCTATACACCTTCACCGAACAGGATGTGACCAACGCCTTCGAGGCGCTTGAAGCCAGCCTGTTCGAGCGTAAACGCCACACCGGGCCGGATGAGCAGCCCGGGCCGCGCATGCTGGTGGTGGCCGGCGCCGAAGGTTCCGGCAAGACCTACCTGCTGGAGCATTCGCTGTTGCCGAGCCTGCGCTATGACGACTACGTCAAGCTGTATGACCCGGCCTTTCGCAAGCTGCACCCGCAGTACGAGGCAATGAAGGCGCTGGGCGGCCGGCATGTCTACGCCCATACCGAGCAGTTCATCTGGCAGTTGGGCAACAAAATCTTCGCCTACGCGCTGGGCAACCGTTACGACATCATCATGGAAACCGCGCTGGACGCGCTGGCCTTTGCCAGTGTGCCTGGCATGGCGCAGCAGGCGGGTTACCAACTGGAGCTGCACCTGATCGCCTGCCAGAAGGAGTTCGGCCACTGGACGACCCTTGAGCGCGCGGTGAAGAGCGTGGCCGAGGACGCGCTGGAGCGTTTCGTTTCGCTGAGCAAGATCGAGCAGTCGCAGGCCAATGCCCAGAAGATCATCGACGCCTTCGAAGTGGCCTGCCTGCAGGCGGCCGGCTCGCGAATCTGCCTGTACCGGCGCGGCATGGATACCGACCGTGAAAGCCGGGTGCTGTGTCACAGCGTCAGCTCGCCCGAGGGGCAGCTGGTGCCGCAGGCGGATCACTTCGGCGAGCCTTTGCTTGAGGCGCCGCAAGCCGAGCCGTCGTTCCAGATCCGCCGCAGGGCGCAGGATGAAGCCTCCAGCACCTATCCGCAGTATTTCCAGTTGGTACACACCGGCATGCTCGATGCGCAGGTGCGCAGCAAGATGCTCAAGGCCTGTTGCAGCACCCTGGGCAGGGCGCAGAAGCTGAGCGAGTTGGTGCCTGCCGACGCCTTTCGCGAGCTGTCCCTGTACGTGCTCAAGTACCTGAATCCCTGA
- a CDS encoding alpha/beta hydrolase, which yields MNKIALGLALALALAASAKAQPQPEQQMDTTLLQRQDLPYHFSHIDLDSADGQRHYRLWVGKPERPAPAAGYPVLWMLDGNAAIGALQAQQLRQLAAGQAPLLVAIGYQSEQRIERSARTFDFTPTVPGLAEQRDPLTGQPSGGIDRFLDLLEQRMRPQVAAMAPIDPARQTLWGHSYGALAVLHTLFTRPAMFSDYAVASPSLWWHDGAIARELPGLAQRLGSSQPRLLLMRGDDEPSNPRAAPNPDSDRPMRELAARLAKVEGLQVRYQHFPGLSHGPMLPASLAQVLAGLSR from the coding sequence ATGAACAAGATCGCCCTCGGCCTGGCCTTGGCGCTGGCGTTGGCCGCCAGCGCCAAGGCCCAGCCGCAGCCTGAACAGCAGATGGACACGACGCTGCTGCAACGCCAGGACCTGCCCTACCACTTCAGCCACATCGACCTGGACTCGGCCGATGGCCAGCGCCATTACCGCCTGTGGGTCGGCAAACCCGAGCGCCCGGCGCCAGCCGCTGGTTACCCGGTGCTGTGGATGCTCGATGGCAACGCCGCCATCGGCGCCTTGCAGGCCCAACAATTGCGCCAGCTCGCCGCCGGCCAGGCACCGCTGCTGGTGGCCATCGGTTACCAGAGCGAGCAACGCATCGAACGCAGCGCCCGGACCTTCGACTTCACGCCGACGGTGCCCGGCCTGGCCGAGCAGCGCGACCCCTTGACCGGCCAGCCGAGCGGCGGCATCGACCGCTTCCTCGACCTGCTGGAACAGCGCATGCGCCCGCAGGTCGCCGCCATGGCCCCGATCGACCCTGCCCGCCAGACCCTCTGGGGCCACTCGTATGGCGCTCTGGCAGTGCTGCATACCCTGTTCACCCGCCCGGCCATGTTCAGCGACTATGCCGTCGCCAGCCCCTCGCTGTGGTGGCACGACGGCGCCATCGCGCGCGAACTGCCTGGCCTTGCCCAACGCCTGGGCAGCAGCCAGCCGCGCCTGCTGCTGATGCGCGGTGACGACGAGCCGTCCAACCCGCGTGCCGCCCCGAACCCGGACAGTGACCGGCCGATGCGCGAGCTGGCAGCCAGGCTGGCCAAGGTCGAAGGCCTGCAGGTGCGCTACCAGCATTTCCCCGGGCTGAGCCATGGCCCGATGCTGCCGGCCTCGCTGGCCCAGGTACTGGCCGGGCTATCCCGATGA
- a CDS encoding TonB-dependent siderophore receptor, whose protein sequence is MSPRPLPLAPFLLLSSCLLASAVQAANQPEPIELESQNVVATALEETKQAPGVSVITAEDIKKRPPANDLSQIIRTMPGVNLTGNSTSGQRGNNRQIDIRGMGPENTLILVDGKPVASRNAVRYGWRGERDSRGDTNWVPADQVERIEVIRGPAAARYGSGAMGGVINIITKQAGSQTHGNMTVYQNFPQHADEGATKRVSFGLNGPLTDSLSYRVYGNVAKTDADDADINQGHESARTGNQVGTLPAGREGVRNKDLNGLLSWHLTPQQTLDFEAGFSRQGNIYSGDTQNTNSNSTVKNMLGRETNIMYRENYAITHRGDWDFGSSMAYLQYAKTRNSRINEGLAGGTEGIFSNSDFYTSTLRDLTAHGELNLPLHAWRDQTLTLGSEWSQQKLDDPSANTQTTSEGGSVAGLTSTNRSTTSQAQIFSLFAEDNIELLPGTMLTPALRFDHHSIVGDNWSPSLNLSHALTDSLTLKAGIARAYKAPNLYQLNPDYLLYSRGQGCYGQSTSCYLQGNENLKAETSVNKELGIEFQRDGWVAGLTYFRNDYKNKIDSGLGKIGNATGGTGSYANAAIYQWENIPKALVEGLEGTLTIPLNEQLKWSNNLTYMLQSKNKETGDTLSVTPAYTLNSMLDWQATDDLSLQLSVAWYGKQKPKKYDYHGDRVTGSATDQLAPYALVGASGTYAISKNLSVTAGVDNLLDKRLYRAGNAQGVNNIEGAGAATYNEPGRTFYTSLTASF, encoded by the coding sequence ATGTCGCCCCGCCCGCTCCCCCTCGCCCCCTTCCTGCTGCTGTCCAGCTGCCTGCTGGCCAGCGCCGTGCAGGCCGCCAACCAGCCCGAACCGATCGAACTGGAAAGCCAGAACGTGGTGGCCACCGCACTGGAAGAAACCAAGCAGGCGCCGGGCGTATCGGTGATCACCGCCGAAGACATCAAGAAGCGCCCGCCAGCCAACGACCTGTCGCAGATCATCCGCACCATGCCGGGGGTCAACCTCACCGGCAACTCCACCAGCGGCCAGCGCGGCAACAACCGGCAGATCGACATCCGCGGCATGGGCCCGGAAAACACCCTGATCCTGGTCGACGGCAAGCCGGTGGCCAGCCGCAATGCGGTGCGCTACGGCTGGCGCGGCGAGCGCGACAGCCGTGGCGACACCAACTGGGTGCCGGCCGACCAGGTCGAGCGCATCGAGGTGATCCGCGGCCCGGCCGCCGCGCGTTACGGCTCTGGGGCCATGGGCGGGGTGATCAACATCATCACCAAGCAGGCCGGCAGCCAGACCCACGGCAACATGACGGTATACCAGAACTTCCCGCAGCACGCTGACGAAGGCGCCACCAAGCGCGTGAGCTTCGGCCTCAACGGCCCGCTCACCGACAGCCTCAGCTACCGCGTGTATGGCAACGTCGCCAAGACCGACGCGGACGATGCCGACATCAACCAGGGCCATGAATCGGCGCGTACCGGCAACCAGGTCGGCACCCTGCCGGCCGGCCGCGAGGGCGTGCGCAACAAGGACCTCAACGGCCTGCTCAGCTGGCACCTGACCCCGCAGCAGACCCTCGACTTCGAGGCAGGTTTCAGCCGCCAGGGCAACATCTACAGCGGCGACACGCAAAACACCAACTCCAACAGCACCGTGAAAAACATGCTGGGCCGCGAAACCAACATCATGTACCGCGAGAACTACGCCATCACCCACCGTGGCGACTGGGACTTCGGCAGCTCGATGGCCTACCTGCAGTACGCCAAGACCCGCAACAGCCGCATCAACGAAGGCCTGGCCGGGGGCACCGAGGGCATTTTCAGCAACAGCGACTTCTACACCTCGACCCTGCGCGACCTCACCGCCCACGGCGAACTCAACCTGCCGCTGCACGCCTGGCGCGACCAGACCCTGACCCTGGGCAGCGAATGGAGCCAGCAGAAACTCGACGACCCCAGCGCCAACACCCAGACCACCAGCGAGGGTGGCAGTGTTGCCGGCCTGACCAGCACTAACCGCAGCACCACCTCCCAGGCGCAGATCTTCTCGCTGTTCGCCGAGGACAACATCGAGCTGCTGCCCGGCACCATGCTCACCCCGGCGCTGCGCTTCGACCACCACAGCATTGTCGGCGACAACTGGAGCCCGTCGCTCAACCTGTCCCACGCGCTGACCGACAGCCTCACCCTCAAGGCCGGTATCGCTCGGGCCTACAAGGCGCCGAACCTGTATCAGCTGAACCCCGACTACCTGCTCTACAGCCGCGGCCAGGGCTGCTATGGGCAGAGCACCAGCTGCTACCTGCAAGGCAACGAAAACCTCAAGGCCGAGACCAGCGTCAACAAGGAGCTGGGCATCGAATTCCAGCGTGACGGCTGGGTGGCCGGGCTTACGTACTTCCGTAACGACTACAAGAACAAGATCGACTCGGGCCTCGGCAAAATCGGCAACGCCACCGGTGGTACCGGCAGCTATGCCAACGCTGCGATCTACCAGTGGGAGAACATCCCCAAGGCGCTGGTCGAGGGCCTGGAAGGCACCCTGACCATCCCGCTGAACGAGCAGCTCAAGTGGAGCAACAACCTCACCTACATGCTGCAGTCGAAAAACAAGGAAACCGGCGACACCCTGTCGGTGACCCCGGCCTACACCCTCAACTCGATGCTCGACTGGCAAGCCACCGACGATCTGTCGCTGCAACTGAGCGTGGCCTGGTACGGCAAGCAAAAACCGAAAAAGTACGACTACCACGGCGACCGTGTGACCGGCTCGGCCACCGACCAACTGGCGCCCTACGCCCTGGTCGGTGCCAGCGGCACCTACGCGATCAGCAAGAACCTGAGTGTCACCGCCGGGGTCGACAACCTGCTCGACAAACGCCTGTACCGGGCCGGCAACGCGCAGGGCGTGAACAACATCGAAGGTGCTGGCGCGGCCACCTACAACGAACCGGGCCGCACCTTCTACACCAGCCTCACCGCCTCGTTCTGA
- a CDS encoding HAMP domain-containing sensor histidine kinase, giving the protein MRRHPLLWKLALLQVCFCLLLTWIIWTWGLSVERSTYFLAPTERLYLARFAGQAEQAWRSGGATAVENFRHQLEREEDTWVAVVGPRLESLGTTPLSADEASRLTFMRKLDWPMSRRLQDELPYVSIAFPERPQDGRLVIQLPEHLLPTGLTPWTHVVTHGVAPALLALLLGLALYRHLVAPLNRLRDRADALRADDLESPGLALQTRHDELGELAQAFEHMAVRLRRSLEQQRLLLRTLSHELRTPLARLRIAHDSQLPPEQLRQRLEREVDDMQKLLEDTLDLAWMDTERPQLPTEPVQVLSVWEALVQDCCFESGWGVERLPCSLGIDCVVQAHLDSLAQALENLLRNAIRHSPPSSQVILDGWREGEHWHLCLRDQGPGVPEDELEQIFQPYRRLPNSGAGFGLGLAIARRGVELQGGRLWASNANPGLVQHLLLPAGEKCLES; this is encoded by the coding sequence ATGCGCCGCCACCCATTGCTGTGGAAACTGGCGCTGCTGCAGGTGTGCTTCTGCCTGCTGCTGACCTGGATCATCTGGACCTGGGGCCTGTCGGTGGAGCGCAGCACGTACTTCCTCGCCCCCACCGAACGGCTCTACCTGGCACGCTTCGCCGGCCAAGCCGAACAGGCCTGGCGCAGCGGTGGCGCCACTGCTGTGGAAAACTTCCGCCACCAGCTGGAACGCGAAGAAGACACCTGGGTGGCCGTGGTCGGCCCACGCCTGGAAAGCCTCGGCACCACCCCCTTGAGCGCCGACGAAGCCAGCCGCCTGACCTTCATGCGCAAGCTCGACTGGCCGATGAGCCGGCGCCTGCAGGACGAGCTGCCCTACGTCAGCATCGCGTTCCCCGAGCGCCCGCAAGACGGCCGCCTGGTGATCCAGTTGCCCGAACACCTGCTGCCCACCGGCCTCACACCCTGGACCCACGTGGTCACCCACGGCGTGGCCCCAGCGCTGCTGGCGCTGCTGCTGGGCCTGGCGTTGTACCGCCACCTGGTCGCCCCGCTCAATCGCCTGCGCGACCGCGCCGATGCCTTGCGCGCCGACGACCTCGAAAGCCCCGGCCTGGCCCTGCAAACCCGCCACGACGAACTGGGTGAGCTGGCCCAGGCCTTCGAGCACATGGCCGTGCGCCTGCGCCGCAGCCTCGAGCAGCAGCGCCTGCTGCTGCGCACCCTGTCCCACGAGCTGCGCACGCCGCTGGCACGCCTGCGCATCGCCCACGACAGCCAGCTGCCGCCAGAACAGTTGCGCCAGCGCCTGGAACGCGAGGTGGACGACATGCAAAAGCTGCTGGAGGACACCCTGGACCTTGCCTGGATGGACACCGAGCGCCCGCAACTGCCCACCGAACCTGTGCAGGTGCTGTCGGTATGGGAGGCGCTGGTGCAGGACTGCTGCTTCGAAAGTGGCTGGGGCGTCGAGCGCCTGCCCTGCAGCCTGGGCATCGACTGTGTGGTGCAGGCGCACCTGGACAGTCTGGCCCAGGCCCTGGAGAACCTGCTGCGCAACGCCATCCGCCATTCGCCGCCCAGCAGCCAGGTGATTCTGGACGGCTGGCGCGAAGGCGAACACTGGCACCTGTGCCTGCGCGACCAGGGGCCCGGTGTACCGGAAGATGAACTGGAGCAGATCTTCCAGCCCTACCGGCGCCTGCCAAACAGCGGCGCGGGTTTTGGCCTGGGCCTGGCCATCGCCCGGCGCGGCGTCGAGCTGCAAGGCGGCAGGCTGTGGGCGAGCAACGCCAACCCCGGGCTGGTGCAGCACCTGCTGCTGCCGGCAGGCGAGAAGTGTTTAGAAAGTTAA
- a CDS encoding response regulator transcription factor gives MPFKLLLAEDDPSLRQDLLQHFQRRGFSVSACENGTQALAALPQGQFDLILLDIMLPGIDGLTLLDELRRHQAVPVMLMSALGAEQDRISGFTRGADDYLPKPFSLAELDARVDALLRRVALDRRPNPPQASSTLNFNEANQDVVHQGRSAGLTGSEFRLLATLQAHPGEALSKPFLYQSVLHRAYTRLDRGLDVHVCNLRRKLAAIGAGHLQIQAVRGQGYILVDSGNT, from the coding sequence GTGCCCTTCAAGCTCCTCCTCGCCGAAGACGACCCCAGCCTGCGTCAGGACCTCTTGCAGCACTTCCAGCGCCGCGGTTTCAGCGTAAGTGCCTGCGAGAACGGCACCCAGGCCCTGGCCGCCCTGCCCCAGGGCCAATTCGACCTGATCCTGCTGGACATCATGCTGCCGGGCATCGACGGCCTGACCCTGCTCGACGAGCTGCGCCGCCACCAGGCGGTGCCAGTGATGCTGATGTCGGCCCTGGGCGCCGAACAGGACCGCATCAGCGGCTTCACCCGTGGCGCCGACGACTACCTGCCCAAGCCGTTCAGCCTGGCCGAACTGGATGCCCGGGTCGACGCGCTGCTGCGCCGGGTAGCGCTGGACCGGCGCCCCAACCCGCCACAGGCCAGCAGCACACTGAACTTCAATGAGGCCAACCAGGACGTCGTCCACCAGGGCCGCAGCGCCGGGCTGACCGGCTCGGAGTTCCGCTTGCTGGCCACCCTGCAGGCGCACCCGGGCGAGGCGCTGAGCAAACCGTTCCTCTACCAGAGCGTGCTGCACCGGGCCTATACCCGCTTGGACCGCGGGCTGGATGTGCATGTGTGCAACCTGCGCCGCAAGCTCGCCGCCATCGGCGCCGGGCACCTGCAAATCCAGGCGGTGCGCGGCCAGGGCTACATCCTGGTCGACAGCGGTAACACCTGA
- a CDS encoding LexA family transcriptional regulator produces MNTSGDRFKALLQECNLTPSDFAAQRKITPQHVNNWFKRGVPQARLDEFADLFCVHRRWLRTGEGPKHPDPLIPARPPAPRQLPPPAPLLDLAPAGVPIPLHQVSQGKLVPVPGLHQAIPAQALDSLGVAAGHSICIGMPADNMAPLLPQGTLLAIDRNFTQVIKGEYYALLHNGRLRVHQLSHGHNGTLCLHSHDRLNYPMERYTAQRRKAQRLEIIGWVFWWSCLRPVRPA; encoded by the coding sequence ATGAATACATCCGGTGATCGCTTCAAAGCGCTCCTGCAGGAGTGCAACCTGACCCCTTCCGATTTTGCCGCCCAGCGCAAGATCACGCCCCAGCACGTCAACAACTGGTTCAAGCGTGGCGTGCCCCAGGCCCGGCTCGACGAATTCGCCGACCTGTTCTGCGTGCACCGGCGCTGGCTGCGTACCGGCGAAGGCCCCAAGCACCCCGACCCGCTGATTCCGGCGCGCCCCCCGGCACCCCGCCAACTGCCGCCACCTGCGCCCCTGCTCGACCTGGCGCCGGCCGGGGTACCCATCCCGCTGCACCAGGTCAGCCAGGGCAAGCTTGTGCCGGTTCCCGGGCTGCACCAGGCGATACCTGCGCAGGCGCTGGACAGCCTGGGCGTGGCCGCCGGGCACAGTATCTGCATCGGCATGCCGGCCGACAACATGGCGCCGCTGCTGCCCCAGGGCACGCTGCTGGCCATCGACCGTAACTTCACCCAGGTGATCAAGGGCGAGTATTACGCCCTGCTGCACAACGGTCGCCTGCGGGTGCACCAGCTCAGCCACGGCCACAACGGCACCCTGTGCCTGCACAGCCACGACCGCCTCAACTACCCGATGGAGCGTTACACCGCCCAGCGCCGCAAGGCGCAGCGGCTGGAAATTATCGGCTGGGTATTCTGGTGGTCGTGTCTGCGGCCCGTGCGCCCGGCTTGA
- the ppa gene encoding inorganic diphosphatase: protein MSYSKIPAGKDLPNDIYVAIEIPANHAPIKYEIDKDSDTLFVDRFMATPMFYPANYGFIPNTLADDGDPLDVLVVTPYPVAPGSVIRARPVGVLNMTDDGGGDAKVIAVPHDKLSQLYVDVKEYTDLPALLIQQIEHFFANYKDLEKGKWVKIEGWEGADAARAAITKSVAAYKG, encoded by the coding sequence ATGAGCTACAGCAAGATCCCGGCTGGCAAAGACCTGCCGAACGACATCTACGTCGCTATCGAGATCCCGGCCAACCACGCGCCGATCAAGTACGAGATCGACAAGGACAGCGACACCCTGTTCGTTGACCGTTTCATGGCGACCCCGATGTTCTACCCGGCCAACTACGGCTTCATCCCCAACACCCTGGCCGACGACGGTGACCCGCTGGACGTACTGGTAGTGACCCCGTACCCGGTAGCCCCAGGCTCGGTGATCCGCGCCCGCCCGGTCGGCGTGCTGAACATGACCGACGACGGTGGCGGCGACGCCAAGGTCATCGCCGTACCGCACGACAAGCTGAGCCAGCTGTACGTTGACGTGAAGGAATACACCGACCTGCCAGCGCTGCTGATCCAGCAGATCGAGCACTTCTTCGCCAACTACAAGGACCTGGAGAAGGGCAAGTGGGTCAAGATCGAAGGCTGGGAAGGCGCCGACGCCGCCCGCGCCGCGATCACCAAGTCGGTTGCTGCCTACAAGGGCTGA
- a CDS encoding zinc-dependent peptidase, giving the protein MWSFSAWRRRRTLARYPVDEQLWQAVRQQLPLLDGISDDEDRWLREACVLFLHHKHLTTLPGVTLDDGQRLLLAAQAQLPLLHLGELNWYQGFHEIILYPDDFKSPQRHRDASGVEHVWDAEHSGEAWQQGPVIMAWDGVLAGGGWDAYNLVIHELAHKLDMLNGDANGLPPLHAGMRMQDWAEAMQQAYDDLNRQLDADPELETAIDPYAAENPAEFFAVTSEYFFSAPDLLHEAYPKVYQQLVLFYRQDPLARLARLQREHPDYRQQHA; this is encoded by the coding sequence ATGTGGTCGTTCAGCGCCTGGCGCCGCCGGCGCACCCTGGCCCGCTACCCGGTTGACGAGCAACTGTGGCAGGCCGTGCGTCAGCAGCTACCGCTGCTGGACGGCATCAGTGACGACGAAGACCGCTGGCTGCGCGAAGCCTGCGTGCTGTTCCTGCACCACAAGCACCTGACCACCCTGCCCGGAGTTACCCTGGACGACGGCCAGCGCCTGCTGCTGGCGGCCCAGGCGCAACTGCCACTGCTGCACCTGGGCGAGCTGAACTGGTATCAGGGCTTCCACGAAATCATCCTCTACCCCGACGACTTCAAGAGCCCGCAGCGCCACCGCGACGCCAGCGGCGTGGAGCACGTATGGGACGCCGAACACAGCGGCGAGGCCTGGCAACAGGGCCCGGTGATCATGGCCTGGGACGGGGTGCTGGCCGGCGGCGGCTGGGACGCCTACAACCTGGTGATCCACGAACTGGCGCACAAGCTCGACATGCTCAACGGCGACGCCAACGGCCTGCCGCCGCTGCACGCCGGCATGCGCATGCAGGACTGGGCCGAGGCCATGCAGCAGGCCTATGACGACCTGAACCGCCAGCTCGACGCCGACCCCGAGCTTGAAACCGCCATCGACCCCTACGCTGCGGAAAACCCGGCGGAGTTCTTTGCCGTTACCAGCGAATACTTCTTCAGTGCCCCCGACCTGCTGCACGAGGCTTATCCAAAGGTCTACCAGCAACTGGTGCTGTTCTACCGCCAGGACCCGCTGGCCCGTCTGGCACGCCTGCAGCGCGAGCACCCCGACTACCGCCAGCAGCACGCCTGA